The stretch of DNA AGTTACCATTATGGGGAAGGAGAAATGTAAAACTCTCTTCCTTTTGTTTCTTGAGAGAGATAATGATCTTAATGTGTTTGTGTGTGGATGTGTCTAATTCTTTGTGTTTTGCACAAAACAGTTTAGGTTTCAAGAGTGGGTGTTGGATGTGGATGAAGAGAGTAATGGTGGAGGAGGGGAGATGGAGATTGAAGGAATCCAAACAAGAACGGTTGAAGCAAGGACAAGAGGTTTGGTTCCAGTTTGGGGTTATCTCCAGTCTCCAAAACCCCAACAAGTGATGAGAGAGTGAGTTTCTGGAATCTGCTTACTCTCActacttgtttttttcttctcttgacACTAATACTATGCCACAGATCATTCCAGAGTCCAAGGAACACTACACAAGGTGATCAGGTGACTCCCCTAGAGGGTCATGGAACAGAGACCGAGTTCGGAGTTGTACATGGCAAGGAAGAGAACTTGAGATCAGAAGAAGAGAGCGTGAGGTCTGAAGAAGGGAGCTCGATATCAGAAGAAGAGACCTAAAGCACGCCTGGAGATAATGAAGGTATTACAAAAGAGTTGGAATAGAAGGTGATGGATGTTGTTATTCGTTTATTTATTTCACCACAAATTCAGCTTCAAGTTCAACATACAGAAGAACAAACATAACTGTGGAAAAATtgtatagaaaaagaaaaagtaaaaaaaaattgacatattGTTTAGATGTAAATAGGAAtatactttttctttttgttaccGATGCCCTACTCTGTTTACTGCACACTGGAACAAGTTTGAACATAAAGAAAAGTTTCTACCACTTACAAATGTGTTCAAAGcatgaaaaacgttttttgaatgattaaaatattttgagtttttgaaaatctacattatatatgtaatttaacTCAATTTTGGAGAATAATCTTCTTTCAATGGTATGCATGTgacttattagattttattaGGTAGGTAACCTGAGAGTTTTACTGATACGTCCAAGGCCGGCTTAACTTTTCGTTGGGTCCAAggacaatgtttttttttgtatgaattatagatgataaaaaaaaaattattggctcttgtttaaaaaaaattggacacACCCTTTTATCgttaaattttattagttttaggGTGGATCCCGGGCGGATGCACTGTTTGTCCTCCTTCCTGAACCGGCTCTGATTACGCCCAAGGAATGGtacaatgaatttttttaatgaacagAATTGCAGATTTTCAAAATGACATTGATGCTAGGCGGACATGTTTGTTTATcaacggttttttttttttttttttgataactctggtatctgggcagccacattcccaCCTATCCTCCTGAaaggggtccagcgccccaacggaagggatgttaaatccgttgtggccaaggctcgaacccGGATGACAGACAGTACAGCTgtacctcctttaccaccaagctaCGAGCGCTTGGTTGTTTATCAACGGTTTAAGCTGCCTAAATGAGTGTTAAGGAAGGTTAATCTTCTTAAAATGATTGTCTAATGCGCCAGTACGCAAGAATGGGTCCGTAAACATGGAGCAATATTGTTGCGTTACTTTTTGGTCAGAAACGCGACTGTTGTTACGCTCGTCTCGGGATGGACTTTGGAATAGTACAGACTATACAGTAGAAtctttttgtcaactttttCATTAATAAATTTAGACACTGGTATTAAAACCCTAACCACATGAAAAACTAACTGGGAGATGTTCTTTGGACAAGATAGATTCATTGCTTCGAGCAAAATGTATTTGTCAATGTTATTCGAGTGAATATTGCAACTACACACACTAAGAGTTGTTATTCCTATAAAGATACTTCTTGGGGTTATAGGCCTGCTCAATTAACATTGAAAATGTTAATATGTAGATGGTTCCGAAGTGGTATTACGTTGAAAATGTCAATTTGTTCAATATTGGTTTCGTACTGagagttgtttttgttttttctgtaGATTGAGGTTGATATAGATGACTACATCGTATAAAGGCGTGAGAATATTATCCGATATATGAATCCGTACCTgaaccaaaaccagaaaaatccAAACCGAATTAATAAAATAGCCAAACGGATATTAAATTAAGAGAGACCGGATATTCGAACCCAAACGGATATCCAcagataaccaaacatatgtaattatgtataattaaccttatttttcttgtttactacttctctcattttatttaaatatttatattgatgcgGTACATACTTTGAAAtcatataagatatatataattatggacaaaataaTTTGATACTCAcctaaaatgcatgtcaagatTTTAGTTTCATGCATTAACAAAATTacatctaaattttaaaaacaaccgAATTAgtgtcttttatttttaaaatgttatctccaaatctattaatcatttaatttattaaaaatataagttatatttttaaatacaagaaacttgagaaataaagaatttaattattaaaaaaaaactaaatatccgaatctgatccgaaataaccgaatccgaactaaaaatattcaatcCGAAGTACATGAATATCGAATTCGAATACGGATTCTATACTCCTATACCTAGATACCTGAAAATTTGAAataccgatccgaacccgaacgtgTATCTGAACTTGCACTCATAATCATATCcgccagaaagaaaccatcgtAGATCTTAAGTTTGAAACTCAAGATCATTAGCTGGTTTCAAGAACTCAAGcttgattatgttttttttgttggttgttaaaaacattttgtaaTGGAAGAAAAACGAAAGATTCCTATCAAGgtatttgataataataaagCGTTTGAAATGGTCTTTGGCATATGGCAATATGGCATGGCCCCTTTCTTCAACATGCATATCGTGAGAAAATCTCCAAAACGTACATTTTTTTCGAAACATGCGAGTAAGCAAATTCTTTAATTCCAACATTCCTTTCCTATTCACATTGGCTTAATGTGACAAACAGCAAAAGTTTCTGTTTTCCTCATCCCGGAAATAACAATTGAAGAAATATCCAACAAAGAAAGTACCACCGCCATGACCAATTCTGCTGTGAGACCACATGTTCTTGAAAGAAAAATTCGATCAAGTAGAACTTCTTAGGATAATCATTTTTCACGTTTTAATTACCAGTAGCTAATAACTAAGTTAAGGAGAACATTAATACAAGCACGTTTAGAAACATTGCAAATTAGGAGATAGTAAAAGGGCAAGAGCATTCCGATAGGCTATCTTCCAGGATACAGCTTTTCACGGTTCTCTTATGAGTTTATTCTTCACTTTGCGAAAGTTGGCTCTCACAAGGCTGACTTCCACGATGGTTTACACCAGGGTGGGGACGCATTGTTTCTCATGGGTCGCTTAGAAAGAACATTCTTCTTCATTGGCAAGAGTCCTGACTCATCAGTTTTCAACATCTGCATggatagatagagagagaattATGTTCGGTCTTTTCCATTGAATTTAGATgtaattagaaaaagaaaaaaaaaaaaatttccacaGCCTTTACCTCATCAGGTAGTGGAACAGAGGTGCGTGCTCCGTGCTCCAATATAGCAAGCACAAGTTTCATTGAAGCTATAGCTTCATGAACACATCTGCCACGAGATTTCGGTATTTCGTATCCCAAAACAGACTTGCACAGGTGATCTAAAGAGGGCCTTGGAAGCTTTCCGATACAAGGAGAGATATCATACTTGAACAATAGAGAGGTATCGATAACTCTTGCATGATCCATCTTTAAAGCTGATTTGAGTAAAGTCACAAGTCAGTACACACTAATAAAAGGtggaaaagaagagaagaaagatgtaTTATACCTTTGAGATCCTTGTTCAAAAGGTGACCGACCATTATAGTTCCCGTGGGTAATAATCCCAGCAATTTTTCCTGAGCAAAATGATACACAAGATGATGATGaccggcaaaaaaaaaaagaaggaaaaaaactaacaaaaaactGGAAAAAAGTCTACTACCTACCTGTATATCTGACAAAGGAGTAGCATTTGATAAATGAAGAACACGAGAATCGAGTCCGGTAATGCTAGTCCTGTAGTTGATAACAGGCTGATTTGGTTCGACAAGCACATCAAGAATCACCTAGTTGATTTGATGAATTATTATTAGTACTATCTGATTAGAGGAAGGAAAGGAttcttaataattaaaaaaaaaaaaaaaaaaaagaagaaaccttGAGATTGCGGTCAACAGCAGCAACTCTAACAGCAGCTTCAGTGTTATCTAGACAGAGAACCTTCTCGCAACAAACGGCAATCATCTCGGTTTTGCTAATATCAAAAGGCTTCCCTGAGCGGAAAGAATAGGAAATAATTGGTGCGAAACGGCTAATAGGTTCACGAAGTGGGCTCCCTATGATCCCCGTAAGGACCCAGTCCTTGGAGTTATACGGGATCAAAAAGTCGAATGGGTACTCGTCATGTGTAAGAGTCTTTCGAACTAATCTCTGcaagtaaatataaatagagagagagagagagagagttgatgaaaacgaattcaaaaaaggaaaaaaaaaaaaaaaactcccgACAGAACAAAGAAGACAACAAACCTGCTCAGCTGTCTCGTTCGGGTATTTGTATGAGTAGTCGCAAACCTGGGGTCGGCTGGATTCAAAAGCAAAGCCAATTTctggaaacaaagaaaaagaaaaacaatttcaagtcggtccacacaaaaaaaaaaggagtaatTTGAATAAACAATTGTACCCTGGAATCGTCTTTCTTGTTGATTGAAGTAAGGAACTGGATCAAGGCAGGGTCTGGTCGTGAATTGGGATCAAAGCATATATCTGCGCTTCTTGGGTcgtaaaaatttagaaattcaTTCCATGTTCCGTGCTCCCCTGACAAACCCATACGATGCACTGTTTTCGTCAGCTCTACTAACTCCTACAACCACAATCAACCACGttaaaatagagagagagagagccaaaACGACCAAAAATCTAATccccaaaatatatataactctatTGTCGATCACTTACCGTTCTCTCCCTTGTGGCTATTATGTACTCCATAACCTAGACCCGAGCTTGCGGAATACCTAGAATAGAAGATATAAAACTATTGTTAGGTTCGGCTTTCAACTTTTATACACAAGTCCCAATGACACATTGGCTTTTTAGAGATGTTTATTTACTGAAAAAGaagtttttttacttttatcatTCATCAGTATATATATCTCAACTATATATAAGAAGGTTATCTTTCTATGAATTTGATTATCAATTTGGTCTCGTTTGGTCCGGCCGCAATATTTTAAGATGGTAACCGTTCaggttattgtgttttttagTTTGATTTCGGATCAGATAATTTCAGTTCGGTTTGAGCCAATAAGAAGGTGGTCCATGATCCAGAACCAATCTAGAAGAGAGATGCAAGATCAACACAGTGATGTATATGGAGGTGGGGCAAGTTCGGATTCTAAGAGTAAAGTGTTTCCGGAGATTGTTAGGAGCAGAGTGCTGATGAGTCTTGGAAAGTTACTAAGAGAGGAAAGGCTCGTGTGGAGGATAAGCATCAGATGTACATGTCTGAAGCAGAACTGCAAATGTATGAGCCGAGTCAGTTACCATTATGAGGAAGGAGAAATGTAAAACTCTCTTCCTTTTATTTCTTGAGAGAGATAATGATCTTAATGTGTTGGTGTGTGGATGTGTCTAATACTTTTGATTTTGCACAAAAACAGGTTTAGGTTTCAAGAGTGGGTGTTGGATGTGGATGAAGAGAGTAATGGTTGTGGAGGAGGGGAGATGGAGATTGAAGGAATCCAAACAAGAACGGTTGAAGCAAGGACAAGAGGTTTGGTTCCAGTGTGGGGTTATCTCCAGTCTTCAAAACCCCAACAAGTGATGAGAGAGTGAGTTTCTGGAATCTGCTTACTCTCActagttttttttctctcgACACTAATACTATGCCACAGATCATTCCAGAGTCCAAGGAACACTACACAAGGTGATCAGGTGACTCCTCTAGAGGGTCATGGAACAGAGACTGAGTTCGGAGTTGTACATGGCAAGGAAGAGAACTTGAGATCAGAAGAAGAGAGCGTGAGGTCTGAAGAAGGTAGCTCGATATCAGAAAGACCTAAGCCCATGATTATCGAGGTTTGTTAATGAGGTTTCTTTACCAAAATTAGTGTGTGGGTCCcaccaaaattataaaatcgGTGACAGAAAGGCATGAGATAAGGATCTATTGTGGTGGGTTTTTTGCACTGTTCGCGGACCCACCGACACGTGCCGGTCCGCGATTGGTgcggttttaaatttttttttataattagacaaatttttttttttttaagaaacccaGAAGGATTATAGGGTCAATGATGCTCTAACGAAGGTATTGCAAAAGAGTTGGAATAGAAGGTGATGTTGTTATTCGTTTATTTATTTCACCACAAATTCAGCTTCATGTTCACATACAGAAGAACAAACATAACTGTGGAAAAATTGTatagaaaaaggaaaagtaaaaaaaaattgacatattGTTTAGATGTAAATAGGAAtatacttttctttttgttacgGATGCCCTTTGATTCCCGAACATCATCTTGGCATGTAAATGAAACTATAAAGATTTAACATTGTTTACTGCAAACTGGAACAAGTTTGAACATAAAGAAAAGTTTCTACCACTTACAAATGTGttcaaaacatgaaaaatgttttttgaatgattaaaatattttgagtttATAGATCCgtacatgttttagaaaaatctacATTGTATCATGTAATTTAATTCAGTTTTGGAGAACAATCTTCTTCCAATGGGATGCATATgatttattagatttttattagGTAGGTAACCCAAGAGTTTTACTGATTCCGCCCAAGGAATGGTACAATGAACGACTTTAATAAACATAATTGGAGATTGTTAAAATGACCTTGAAGCCAGGCGGACATGTTTTTTATCTACAGTTTATGCTGCCTAAATGAGTGTTAAGGAAGGTTACTCTTCTTAAAATGATTGTCTACTGCGCCAGTACACAAGAATGGGTCCGTAAGAGCACCTTTATCGCGGTGTCTTAGCTAGCGTCTTTAGTGTATttacgtttaaaaaaaaataaaaaatagctaatTAAGGAAGAGACGTTCCTTAATGAGGACGCGCAAGAGACGGTGTTTTCGGGGCACGTGTCATTCATTCAAcatggctctctctctctcacccgCTTCGTCTTCTCTCTTTGCTAGGAATTCGCAGGGTGATTACAGGGGTGAGCCTGGAAGCTATCGAAACTCTTCCGTCTTTTGCTGTTTCCTTATTGATAAAAAGGATcatgctttgatttgattctctAACTTGCTGACTTATTCTTTGATGGCTCATGGACCTTTTGCTTTGGATCTTGTTCCATTCCCAAAGAACATCATCCTTTTTGCCTCTTTCATCCTCTTTGGTTCTTCCTTGAAGTCTGTTGAGTCACGGTTTGATTGATCCAACCTCAACATCGTTGTGTTGACTTGTTAATGTTAGCTGATGCAGATTCATGTATAAGTTTCGAATCACAGTCTCTCTCTCATTGGATCATTTTGTAGTTTTGCCAAGGGAAGGAGAAAAACATTGTTGTACGACTCCGATTATCGAGGctaggatgcaaaaattgaccATTTTTCCGGGTAATGGCAGCTTATAGCAGATCTCCCAGAGACGGGAAGCACATCGAGGTTTTGTGTTACTTCAATCATCTCCCAGGTGAGTGCTTGTTTGGAGTTCATTCATTCGATTGCTCTCTTCTTTCGTTCTTACACAGCTCTGTGTGCAGGACAGGACGGTGGTAAGAGAATGGGTCTCAAGTTTGACCATATCAAGTTcccttctctttctttcctctaaCGTTTGATGATTGATTAGTTAGACCATGGACGCTCTCTTACTTTTGTTAATCTGTGAAATGTAAATGGAACTGAAAATTTATGAAGCTGGATACTATGTTGATGTGTAACAGACAGAAAGATAGATAAAAAGGTAACAGTTTTAATGTTCTTGTGGCTGGCTGTTTGGTAAGATTGATCTAAGAGTGATGATTGTGGTGTGTGTAGGTACGAGAAGCTCAGCTTGCTCAGTACAACTACATACTTGTAGTTGGTGAAAGTGAAGCTTCTACAGGACAGGTTGGTGGTTGGCGTATTCCTTACATATGGTCTCTCGAGCTTGACTAATTGTGTTTTGTCTTAACATCTTGTGTTGTTGGACTGACATTCTCAGGTGAGTGTTTCGGATAAGAGACAGTGCAGTCCACTCTGTGAAGAGCATCGAGGATTTGCTGGAAGAGTTCAAGACCAAGACTGCCGAATACCAATGAGATCACTCTTGCAAGTTCAAGTTTGATTTTCTTCAAATACATAAATGTTAGTGTGATAGTGTTTAAAGATGGACACATCTTGTAATGATAGTGTGCTTGTTTCATTAGTATGATTAGTAGAGAACCATTTGCTTTCTTGTGCCAATCATTCATTAAACGAGATCATCACTGTATCTTAGTTTATAGTATATACTAAAACGACTTCAGTGCTTTCAGTTGTTGAGGAATCCATGAAACTTACCAATATCATGCCCAGTTGTTTAGCATAACAAGTTCACCTTCTCTCGTTCTCTCCAAACAAAATAAGCAAACACATTTTGATCAAATGTTTGTCTCATGTTCTATCCATCTCACCAAACAAAACGATCAAACACATTCTGATCTAAATAAACAAGTTCATGTTCTCTAACTCTTGATCACAATTTTCATCACACAAAACCATCAAAAACAATTTCTATATGGCTTCTTCCTCGCAAAACACTTTAGATGGATCAATTGATGATACATTTGATCAATATTTGATCAACACTTTGATCAAACTTTTGAGAATTTTACCATTTTACAGATATACctactaatctttgtttttaagttttatatttaaatatatgtttaaaatgttatcttttataagtttttatttaataaataaattttatctttaattaataattttttaagaacTCCTAAATAAGAAACTTGCATTGGAGATACTAATTGTATGGATCTCTTTATTATGTCTCTTATACTCACTTtcactatttaaaaatattaaaaaaatattaagagacCCAAAAAGGAGTTTTGGGATAATCATACTCTAAACCTTGACACTATTGTTGCATTACTTATTGGTCAGAAACCCGACTGTTGACAAGTCTCGGGATGGGCTTTGGAATATACAGACTATTTAGTGgaatgattttgtaattttttcattaataaatttaaacacCGGTATTAAGACCCTAAGAACATTCTCTTAAGGGGTTTCTTAAGTTAATTTtgggttaaaaaaaaattaaaaatacacaatCACACAAGAACAGTGTCTTATTTTGGATCAAGAAGAGGCGTCTCTTGTTACCACCTGTAAGGATGTGAGAGGGCAGAAGAGCGGTGTGTCCCTTCTTCgtcgtttctctctctctctctctctctctctctcgaaacATCTCTCCGACGAAAACGGCGAAACTCATCTGGAAACTGAAGATGGGACTCGAGTCGCAACTCTTCAATCCTCTCTGTGTTTACGATACTCGCGACTTGGATGATAACAAGGTGACGCGATGCCATCGTCTCTTCTTCCTCAATCTCCGATTCACGATAGAGATTAGGTCTCAGGTTCATCTGAAtcaattcatcatcttcttcgcgCTAATCGGTGATAGGCTGATCTTCGTATATCTTCTCGATGATTGATTCTCAAAATATCTGGGAATTCTAGCTCCAGGTAAGCAAATAGATAGTTGCACAGAGCTTAGATCTTCGCTATATCCGTTGTTTAGAAATTGAGTAATGAGTTGCTCATCTTGTTGCAGACTGAAGCAATGGCTAAGATGGAGGTGTTTGATTGAATGATTTAGAGACAGGATCACATTCTCCAGGGAATTGCATCCGTGTGCGTAGAGATGCTCGAGGCTCTGTGGGAGATCTTCC from Brassica napus cultivar Da-Ae unplaced genomic scaffold, Da-Ae ScsIHWf_2493;HRSCAF=3220, whole genome shotgun sequence encodes:
- the LOC106346009 gene encoding small RNA degrading nuclease 2-like, encoding MIAVCCEKVLCLDNTEAAVRVAAVDRNLKVILDVLVEPNQPVINYRTSITGLDSRVLHLSNATPLSDIQEKLLGLLPTGTIMVGHLLNKDLKALKMDHARVIDTSLLFKYDISPCIGKLPRPSLDHLCKSVLGYEIPKSRGRCVHEAIASMKLVLAILEHGARTSVPLPDEMLKTDESGLLPMKKNVLSKRPMRNNASPPWCKPSWKSAL
- the LOC125601256 gene encoding autophagy-related protein 18f-like, encoding MIQNQSRREMQDQHSDVYGGGASSDSKSKVFPEIVRSRVLMSLGKLLREERLVWRISIRCTCLKQNCKCMSRVSYHYEEGEMFRFQEWVLDVDEESNGCGGGEMEIEGIQTRTVEARTRGLVPVWGYLQSSKPQQVMRESFQSPRNTTQGDQVTPLEGHGTETEFGVVHGKEENLRSEEESVRSEEGSSISERPKPMIIEVC